TATAGAAATATTTTCTTGCTCCAACTGTAAATAGCAAAAGCAAGAGACATCACTTTCTATGCCTTCATTGAAATGAAACAGCAGACTGGCTTACTGAACATGCGATGGTCCGATATACAATGCCGAGCCTTAAGAAACAGTTTGACGTTATTGACATCGAAACTAGATATTACTAGACCTCAACGTCATCCACTTTATTTCTATAGTCGGCCTAATACAGACTGGATCTGGCTGGCCTCAACGGACCTACTATGGTCCAAAACAGAAACTCTGGACAACCGGCAACACGCATAGTCCGCCGATGTACTGCCCTACTTGGAAGCGTTCTGGCCTCCGAAGCGGGCTTTGAAATGGGCGGACAGTCTCTCTTTCTCAGGCAGATTATCCTTTATAATGGGGCAGCACCTGAACTCTTCTGCCCATTTCCACAGCGTCGGGAACTTGTCCTCCGTGAACAAATCGACACCCGCGGCTTCCTGAATGATGACGAGCCAGTGGGCCACGAAGTTCGCCGAGATGTCCAAGAAACCAACGCTGTCCCCTCCGAAGAACTTCTTGCGCTTGAGCTGCTCTTCGAGTGTCTTGAGGTGACCATGGGCTTCCTCCTTCAGCTTGGCCCTCGCCTCCCCCTCACTCGAAGCAGCTTTCCACGAGGCAAGCAAGCACTAAAACGAGTAACAAAAAGAAGTGATAAGTCAACCACATGTCCCAATCCATCTCATATGAAACACCGTCACTTGCGGGAAAGATGTGGAATCGACCTCGAGAAACCGGTGTCAATAACTAGCAACCATTTTCCCTGTATCTTCCCGATTAGATGATCTTTTATGAGTCCGAAGGCAATTGAAGAAATGGAACTTACAACCATATGGTTAGACCATATGATCCagcagggaaaaaaaaattacaaccATATGGTTAGAGATGACTAAGGAATTCAGCAATTACCTGCTCATCTAGGAACCTAGACCAGAAACGAGCCATGGCTCGATCGTATGGATCCTCAGGCAAGAGAGGGTAAGCGGACTTCCAAGTCTCGTCGATATACTCAAGTATAACCAGAGACTCTACAATCGGTAAAGAATCATCGGTCAAAGTCAGTGACTGAATCAAGAGCATACCACTTTAATTAATTGGACTGAGATCATATCATAATGTTAGTCAATCGGGCCACCTGCTATAGGCTTCCCACGGTGGACCAGGACGGGGATCTTCTTGTGAACCGGGTTGTACCTGAGAAGGTCCGGGCTCTTGTTGGTGAGATCTTCGTCGAAGAACTGGTACGGGACGCCTTTCAGCTTGAGGGCTATCTCCACCCTGCTGCTGAATGGGCTCCCCCATGCGCCATACAGCTTCACTTCCTTATTAGCCATATCAAATTAGCAACTCAAAGGTTTATGTGCTTGAGAGACGGTCGGAAATTCTTGTAGGGTTTGATAGATCATTGAATTGAATTCTTGAAATGATATATAGAGGTAAGCTTCCTTGGCCAGGAAGCCAGTGGTTGACTGGCTGCTTGGTTTCTTGACAGGGGGGCCTGGAGTTGGTGATTCAGCCTTATTTGTTTAGTCGTATATTATCAACAAGTCAAAGTTCAAGTTTTTCTTAGTAGAGAATATTATCACGGTAAAATAGGACTAAGTAAATCCATATCAATCGATTCAAatgatttgatatttatttattttaaataaattctcAAATTTACATTCACATtttgtgaatagaaaaaattgaaaggatTATACCCTTAGTAGGACCATCAgacttgaattgaattattcgTAGACTGTTCGGCTTtcgggaaaaaaagaaggaaaaatgaatgaaGTAACGACAAGTTCGGACAGGCGGCTCCGTCTGACATCACCGATGATGTCTGCTGCATGGGATGCACCATCTTGTTGGGCCGATGCTAGTCTTTCCACTGGGCCTCGTTAGGGCCGTCAAGTGGGCCAAAGGCCCAGGACCAGGTCTAGTCTGCTGGCGTAATAATCGACATATATAATGGTTCGAAACTGAGGGCAATCCTGTTGCTGGAATTGCTTCTGTAATTCTAATAGACCTGCAAAGTTTATCAGATTCCATACGATGTAAATTTATTACATCTTTTATCTTCTTAAACTACAGTATCTCTATCCCATTTAACTTTTTTCGGTAAACATCTTAACAAGTCTAGTCGTAAATATCTAATGAATAAGGTTTACCGGGTGGACcataaaaaaaggggaaaagatTGAACCATATTTGACGATTTTACTTCCTTCCggtattgaaaatatatatgtcaaaatctttttctttttttttttaaaaaaagatgaCTTTTGCTGTTGGGAGGAGCCTTTGGTATTGATTTCAGTTCAAAATTGGAACACTTAATAATAGGCGCCTTGCCACGAAAGTTAAGATGCAACAATTTAATAATGTTCTTAATCTCAAGATAATTGGAAAAAGGATCCTCCGGTTGAAAATCTAACACAGCCGGCGTTAAGTGCGAGCACGTTTTGAGAAGTAACCGCATATTGTCCATAAAATTCCGTTACAACCAACAGATAATTGTTAAGACAatcattaaaaacaaaatgaaaatgtgaATTACATTAAAATTTTGTTGTTTACAGGTCAATATCAAGCGCATGTTCAAGATCGAACATTCTGATCTTCATTGACCAATATTTTCTTGCACCAACCGTAAACAGCAAAAAGCAAGAGGCATCCTTCAATATACGACGTAGCAGACTGGCTTAGTGAACATGTAACGGTCCGATACACTATACCAAGCCTTCTAAAACAATCCGACTTATTGACACCGGAATTGTATATTATTGGACTTCCAACTTTATCGGCTTTTATTTCTGGAATCCACCTAATACAGAGACTGGATGGAGCATGCCTCAATTATAAGTAAACTTCCAGTCAGGACTTCAGTTCACGCAAACTCAACCATCCTGCTATGGTCTAGAACTTCAGAACAGAAACTATGAACAACCGGCAACATGCATAGTCGGCCGGCGGATGATGTACTGCCTACTTGGAAGCATT
The sequence above is drawn from the Punica granatum isolate Tunisia-2019 chromosome 5, ASM765513v2, whole genome shotgun sequence genome and encodes:
- the LOC116209712 gene encoding glutathione S-transferase U8-like, yielding MANKEVKLYGAWGSPFSSRVEIALKLKGVPYQFFDEDLTNKSPDLLRYNPVHKKIPVLVHRGKPIAESLVILEYIDETWKSAYPLLPEDPYDRAMARFWSRFLDEQCLLASWKAASSEGEARAKLKEEAHGHLKTLEEQLKRKKFFGGDSVGFLDISANFVAHWLVIIQEAAGVDLFTEDKFPTLWKWAEEFRCCPIIKDNLPEKERLSAHFKARFGGQNASK